The Candidatus Neomarinimicrobiota bacterium genome includes the window AATTATCCATTCTTAATTATCCATTCATTTCGTATCTTTCCCTTTATTGAATTGAAAACAGAGGAGAAAAGCATGATGTATAAAATCGGCCGGACGTATCACGGATTTACCCTTCACACAATAGAAAAACTGCAGGATATTAACAGTACGGGATATCATTTCCGTCACGATAAAAGCGGCGCGGAGCTGGTGTACCTGGTGAATTCCGATCCCAACAAGGTGTTCAGTATCACCTTTCGCACGCCACCCTGGGATAATACGGGACTTCCCCACATTTTGGAACATTCGGTGTTATGCGGCTCCCGGAAATTTCCGGTAAAAGAACCCTTTGTGGAACTGATCAAAGGTTCTCTGAATACATTTCTCAATGCCATGACCTATCCGGACAAGACCCTCTATCCCGTGGCCAGTATGAATCCCAAAGATTTCATGAATCTGATGGATGTGTATATGGATGCCGTCCTGTATCCTCAAATAGACAATGTCCCGGAAATTTTTTACCAGGAAGGCTGGCACTATCACCTGGAAAAGCCGGAGGATCCCCTCACGATTAACGGTGTCGTCTACAACGAAATGCTGGGAGCGTTCTCCACGGCGGAGTCTGTCCTCTACCGCCGGTCCAAACAACTCCTCTTTCCCGATTCCCCCTATGCCTGGGAATCCGGCGGGGCTCCCGATGAAATTCCGTTGCTGACCTATGAAAAATTTATCCAATTTCATAAAACCTACTACCATCCCTCCAACAGCCGGATTTTTATCTATGGGGACGGGGATATGGATGCCCATCTCGCCTTTTTAAATCATGAATACCTGGATCATTTTACCGCCATCGATCCCGATTCGGAGATCCGGGTTCCCATGACTTTCACACGGATGAAGGCAATCGTGGAAACCTACTCCCTCCCTGCCGGCGAAAATCCCGAAGGGAAATCCTATCTGAGCCTCCACTACGGATGCGGACAAAATCTGAGTCCAAAAGAATCCATGGAGCGCAGCATTCTCATGCACTATCTGATGAATACGCCCGGTTCTCCCCTGAAAAACAGGCTCCGGGACGCTTCCCTGGGACAGGATGTCTTCGGCTCTTACGAATCGGATATGCTGTCTCCCTACATGTCCCTGATTGTTAAAAACAGTTCTCCGGACAAAGAAGAGGAATTTGAAAAGATCGTACGGGAAACGCTGGAAGAACTCCGGGATGGCGGATTGGACCGCAGGCAGTTGGAAGCATCCCTGAATATTACCGAATTCAAAACCCGGGAAGGGGATTTCGGGTCCATGCCCACGGGACTCATTTATAACCAGGTGATGATGAACAGTTGGTTATACGGCGGAAATCCTTTTGAATATCTGAAATTTGATGCCGCGTTTAAGGAAATCCGTGAAAGTTTAAAAACGAATCGCTTCCATCAACTGATCGATGAGATTTTCCTGAACAACCCCCATACGTTGAAACTGCGCCTGGATCCGGAGCCGGGGCTCTCGGAACGGAAGATTCGGGCCTTGTCTGAATCTCTGCAGAAAACGAAAGAGTCCATGGATCCGGATGAACTGAAATCCGTTGTGGAAAACACCCAAAATCTGATACGAAGACAAAACACGCCTGATTCACCGGAAGCTTTGGCCACTATTCCAAACCTTAGCCGGAAAGATATCCAGAAAAAAGCGAGGACCTTTCCGGTGGAGGAAATCTCCTGGGACGGGGGAAAAATCCTCACCCATCCGGCAGAATCCAAGGGAATTCAGTATGCACACTTTTATTTTGATCTCTCTGCCGTACCGGAGGACCTGCTTCCTGTAGCAGGACTTCTTCCTGATTTGCTGGGACAACTCTCCACGGAAAAACGGAATTACACAGACCTGTCTAACGACCTGCTTTTTTATACCGGCGGATTTTCGGTTCAGACAAATGCTTTTCTGCCGGTTAATAAACCTGATGCCTTCCTGCCGAAGCTCACGGTGAGTCTGCGATACCTGTCCACCTTTACAGATAAAGCCCTGGATCTTGCCGGGGAAATTCTCACACAAACCCGTTTTGATGAAAAGAAACGGATACACGACCTGATCCGGGAAATACGCTCCGAAACCGAAATCAACCTGGTAAACAACGGTCACAGTTTTGCGGCGGGGCAGGTGAACTCCGTACTAAAGCATTTCGGAAAATTTGAAGAAATCACCAACGGATATGATTTCTATACCTGGATAGCCGATCTGGATACGCATTTTGAGGAACGGTACGATGCCCTGAAACAGAACCTTGAAGAGTTGATGAAAAACATTTTCCGGAAAGAGACAATGATTCCGGCCCTTACAAGCGAAAAAGAGGATATAAAAATCTTTACAAAGCACTTAAAATCCTTTGAATCCCGGTTGTATTCAGGATTTCTGCCGACTCAGACATGGGAGCTGCCCCTTAATCCGCCGAACCGGGGTTTTTACACGCCGGGCGATGTGAATTATGTGGTTTTCGGGACCTATTTACCGGAGAATATCCTGCAGTTCAATGGAAAATATTATGTGTTGAAACATATCCTTTCCCTGGATTACCTGTGGAACCGTGTCCGGGTTCAGGGCGGGGCATACGGAGCGTTTTGCGCCTTTTCACGGAACGGACGGGTCCTGTTCAGTTCCTACCGGGATCCCAAACTCCGGAAAACTCTGGAAACATACCGGATGATTCCCGATTACCTTTCCCGTTTTGATGCAGATGATCAGTTTATGACAAACATTATCATCGGAACAATCGCTCGTCAGGACACACCCATGAGTATCTCCCAGGAAGGGGCTACGGCCTTTTCACGGTATCTGACCGGACTAAAAGATGACATGATTCAGTCTGAACGGGAAGAAATCCTCTCCTGCACCGCCGAAGATATCCGGAAATTTGCCGATATCCTCAAAATTGCCGTTACACAGGGCATACATTGCACATTCGGCAATGAAAAAGCAGTGAAGGAAGAGGAAGAATTATTTTCTGAGATAAGATATGCTTTGAAGTGACAAGTGACGCGATCTTTGCCCTTCTCTTCTCTCTCCGGACTGAAATCCGGGGTCGGGGGTCTCTGCGGAACGAATAACTCAAAACTCCAACTCAGCACTCACCACTCACCACTCTACACTCTATAAAGGATTTCTCCATAGACCGGAAACGGCCATTTCTCTTTCGGTGTATGGCATTCCAACCAGTCTCCTTCATCCCGGAGTGCATTCATCATGGCTCGTAAAGAATCCCGCATGGTCAGGCATTCTTTAAAATTTTCCGGGTTGCAGACTTGATATTGGGATGCTGCCGATTCAAGGGATTTAAGATTTTTCATAAAGGCGAGGACGTGCCGGCGGTAGTTTTCCAAGTAGTCTTTTTCACTGCTGTGTGGAATGCCTGTATCACTTTGAATTTTAACAAGTTCCAGAAGCTCTTTTTGATAGAGAAGAACAGCCGGCAGAATCCCGGTCTGAGCCATACGGATCATGGTATTAACTTCGATCCGCAGTTGTTTCATATAGGTATCAATATAAATTTCAGTCCGCGCTTTGAGTTCTGACAGGTTAAAAACCTTCTGCCGTTGAAACAGCGCAACATTTTTTTCCGACAGAAGTTCCGGGTAGACATCCAGAGAAGAAGGATATTCAGGGAGTCCCCGTTTTTTCGCCTCATGTCGCCATTCATCAGCATATCCATTTCCGTTAAAAACAACCCTTTTATGCCTGGAATACGTTTCCCTGACCATGTCCTGAGCTTCTTTCAGAGGATTTTTTGAGGATTCAAGACGTGTTGCGAATTCATCCAGCACATCAGCCACTATCGTATTCAGCATTATATTGGGGCGGGCCACGGAAGCCAGGGATGAGACCATCCGGAATTCAAATTTATTCCCCGTAAAGGCAAAGGGGGATGTCCGGTTCCGGTCCGTATTATCCCTCAGGACAGGTGGGAGGGTATTTACACCTCCGCTGAGGGTTTTTGTAAATTTTTTCGTACTGTCCGCACCTTTTTCCAGATTTTCCAGGAGATGGGTCAGAAAATCCCCCAGGAAGACGGAAATAATTGCCGGAGGAGCCTCATGTTGTCCCAGTCTTTCATCATTATCCGGTGTGGAAGCACCCAGGCGAAGTACATCGGCATGACTATCCACAGCCTTCAGGATAGCCGTAAGAAAGACGAGAAAACGGAGTTTTTCTTCCGGTGTAAAACCCGGTTCCAGCAAGTTGACACCCTGATCGGTCACTATGGACCAGTTATTGTGTTTTCCCGATCCGTTGATGCCTTTAAAAGGTTTCGCGTGGAGCAGACAGACCAGGTCATTCCGCTCGGCAATTTTACTGATAGTATCCATGACAAGCTGATTATGGTCCGTTGCAACATTGCAGTTATTGTGAATGAGCGCCAGTTCATATTGTCCCGGTGCCACTTCATGGTGTTTGGTCTTGGCACTGATGCCCAGTTTCCAGAGTTCCACGTCCACCTGCCGCATGAAATCGGTAATCCGTTCCTTCATACTGCCAAAATAGTGATCCTCCATCTCCTGTCCCTTGGGCGGCGGCGCACCGAAAAGGGTGCGTCCTGTAAACTGCAAGTCGGCCCGCTGGTTATATAATGTTTTATCAATAAGAAAATACTCCTGTTCGGCACCGACAGATGCATGAACCCGTTCTGTATGGGTGTCACCGAAAATCCTGAGAATCCTGAGTGATTGTTCCGACAAAGCCTGCATGGACCTGAGCAGGGGTGTTTTTTTATCCAGTGCTTCTCCGTGGTATGAGTAAAATGCCGTGGGAATATAGAGTGTCACACCGGTCAGATCCTCCCGGAGAAACGCCGGTGATGTGGCATCCCACACGGAATAGCCCCGGGCTTCAAAGGTAGACCGGATTCCGCCTGACGGAAAGGAAGAGGCATCCGGTTCACCCTGAACGAGTTCCTTTCCGGAGAATTCCATGACAATCCGTCCCGGCCCTGCATTTTCTATAAACGACTCATGCTTTTCGGCCGTGATTCCGTTCATCGGTTGAAACCAGTGTGTATAGTGGGTTGCGCCTTTTTCCAATGCCCACTCCTTCATGGCATTTGCCACATGGTCCGCAATATCACGGTCCAAAGGACGTCCTTTTTCGATGGTATCCTTTAACTTCAGGTAGATATGCTCCGGCAGGCGCTGTTGCATCACCTCGTCACTGAAGACATTGGATGCAAAAATCTCCGTAACCGGTTGGGATGATATGGGTTTGGTGTTCATTTGAGTCCTTTATTTTAAAAATTGGAAGTTAGCATCGCTGTGCTCCAATGCTATCTCGCTACCCGAACCTCGTGCCTCGTATCCTCTGGATTGAAGTCCGGGACTATCCATCGTCCAATCAACTTATCGTCCCTCTCTCCCTTATTTCTCCAATTCCGTCTCATCAGGCTCAGTAAAGGTGTTTTCCTTGAAGGTACTGAGCACCACATGGGTCTCGGTCCCTTTGACACCCGGCCAACATTGGATTTTGCTTAAGAGTTTTTCGAGGGAGTTGGTATTTTTGGTGCGAACTTTAATGAGATGGGAACCTCCGCCGGTGATGGAGTGACATTCCTGAATGGCCGGTTCCTGGCGCGCATAATCAATGAGATCCCGGTAGTGAATCGCAACACTTTCTATCATGATGAATGCTGTGATATCTTTGTTCAATAGTTTTGCATCCACAACGGCATGGAAGCCCCGGATGATTCCCCGTTCTTTAAGCTTAATAATCCTGTCCCGAACCGCGGGAACAGTCAATCCGGTCTTTTCCGCCAGTTCGTGATACGTAATCCTGCCGTTTTCCTGAAGAGCCCGCAAGAGTATCTTATCTGTCTGATCCATATTCCCTCCAGATTTTATCAAAAATTATAATATATCAGGCAAAATGCAAATTTATTTTAAATTTTTCAGATATTCTTCTCATTTATTTTATTTATTAAAGTGCCTCATCAAATAATGGAGTTCCGAAAAGATAGAAATAACAGGCGGACAGACTGAAATTATCCATTGCAGTTTTTTCAGGAACTTATGTATATTTGCAAGCTTTGTTGAGATAGTGGGTTGTCGTCCAATGGCAGGACATGCGGCTCTGGACCGTAGAATCGGGGTTCGAATCCCTGCAACCCAGCACGGATATGGCGCGTTCGTCTAGCGGTTAGGACGCTGGCCTCTCACGTCGGTAACACGGGTTCGAGTCCCGTACGCGCTACGCGTTCACATGCGCCCTTAGCTCAATTGGATAGAGCGTCTGGCTACGGACCAGAAGGTTGGGGGTTCGACTCCTCCAGGGCGTACATAGAAGACCGGCGAAGCTCCGGTCTTTTTTGTTTCCTGTCTTTTTTTTTGTACCTTTCTTGAACTTTCAAGCTAAAGGAGAAAACAAGGAGAAAACAATGATCCGAAAAGCCGTATTCGTATTCCTCTTCATACCCCTGTTTCTGATGGGAGAAAATCTTCATGGACATTTGCCGAAGTTACCCGGTACTCCTGTATCTGGAAGAACTCATCGGATTGTGACTGATGGCCCGGAGATTGATATCGTCCGGAATGACGAAGACGGCCGTTTGGCCCGCATACGCTTTACAACCCTCATCCCGTCCCCGGCTGTCCGGGTGTATTACGGCATTATCATCCCGGATGATCTGCTCCAGGCTCCCCGTTACCGGTGGTCGGCAACAGAAAAAAGCGATACAATATCCACACAGCATACCGTATATCTGAACCTTGAGAATCTCTTTTCAAAATATGCGGATATTGACAGTATCTTCAGAAAACACGATGGCGGTGTTGTTGTCTACCGTCTGGAAATCCGCAATCCCGGGACTGCCAGTGCACATTATTATGACAACCGGTTCCGTTTTAAGGGAAACGAGCGCATTGCATGCATTTCAGAAGGCCCCTTTATTGATCTGGTGAAAACGAACAGTGCTGTTTTCAGCTGGAAAACAGACTATCCGGCAGTTAGCGCCCTTTATGTTGACGGAAAACGATATGTGGCCAAAAGCACACCAAATACGGAACATCAGGTCCGGGTTACCGGTTTAAAAGGAACAGAGCATCGTTATGATATAGAAATCACGTACCACAATATTTCATACAGGACACCCACAAGACCTTTCAGCACACCGGATAACAACAATCATGTTCTTTTTGCCGTGATGAGTGATTCCCGGGCGGCAGCCGGCGGTGGAGCCAGTGATTACAATGCCGTCAACATTGATGCTTTATCCGCCTTATTGAATCACGCCTATTTCAGAGGAAGCGAGTTTGTGCTTTTCAGCGGGGATCTTATTGGAGGGTTCTGTAGTGATCCGGATGATTACCGAAGCCAGATGAAGTCCTGGAAAACAATCACAGCACAAACCGGATCCATGATTCCTGTTTACGAAGGAATGGGAAATCACGATGTTTCCATTGATATTTACCGAAATGAAAAGGGATACCGGTATTATCTGGACAAAAAAGGAAACGAAAATTCTGAGGCTCTTTTTGCTGAAGCCTTTGTCAATCCTGAGGATGCGTATCCGGCCCCGGAACATCCGGAAGCGCCGTCGTACCGTGAAAATGTCTACTTTTTTGACCGGGAGAATATCCGGATTATCTCCGTGAATACCAATTACTGGTACAGTTCGCGGCCGGAAGAAATTGGTGGTAATCTCATCGGTTACATCATGGATAAGCAACTGGCCTGGGTAGATAGTATTGTGGCGGACGCAGATAAAAATCCTGAAATAGATCACATCTTTTTATTTGCTCACAGTCCGGCCTTCCCAACCGGCGGCCATGTGAGTTCAGGTATGTGGTGGTCCGGCGGTGATTCCCTGAAAAACCGGTATTCCGACGGCACACCCCTTGACCGCTCCTATGTTGTAAAACGCCGGAATGAATTCTGGAAAACCATCGCTTCATCATCCAAAACCCGGGCCGTGTTTTTTGGTGACGAACACAATTATTCGCGCCTTTTGGTGGACAAGGATTTCCCCGCAAATCCCGACGGTTCTCCTGCTGATTTCAAACATCCTGTATATCAAATAATTACGGGCGGGGCCGGTGCACCCTTTTATGCAAAAGATCCTGGAACTCCCTGGCATGATCAGGTAGGTGCTTTCAGTGGACTCAAACATTATATCCTGGTTGAAACACATAAAAAGAGTGCCTGGATTTACGTGTACGCCAAATCAGGACAGCTGATTGAAAAACTTCAGATTGCACAAAACGGGAATACCATTTGCCGGGAAACGATGCGACCCGCCCCGACCCGGATTGGTCATTTCTGAAACTATATCAAAGGTCAATTCATCACCGTACCGTTTGATGGCTTCTCCGTGATGTTTTTTCATCAGGTAAAGAGTGTTATTGGGTATTTAACGCATTGTGGAATATATTTCCACCGCGCATTCCTCAGGGCCAGGGCATAATACACCCTTCCAAATCCCTTCTTATTAAAAATCATCCCCCATCAGGATTTTCAATCGAGCCAGGACTTCATCTTTCACCGTTTCAGGGAGTTCATCAGCAATCAATCCGTAATGTTCATTGATTTGAAAACGGACTCCGGCATAGAGATTATTTCCTGTCCCGGCGATATAGGACCAGCGCCTGCCGAAAATCTCACAAACCGCGAGGGAGATGCCATAGGTTTCATGTATCTCCCGGCATATTTCATTCAGTTTTTTTTCAGATATAGACATCCCGTTCTCCGGCCGAGATACGCTTGTAATAGTTTTCAAAATTCTCCAGGAGTTTTCCCTGTTTGAAAAAAGGAATTGTCCGGATTTCCGTCATCTCTTTTTCCAGGAGTTTTTCACCGACGGCTTTTGTTTCCGGTGATGCGTAATCTTCAAGATATTCTTTAAATGTGAGAACGGCATTCAACTTACAAAATTTCCCTTCGGTACAGCTTTTCAACAGGCCCATAATTTTGTCGCCGGTCCGTCCGCAGCGGTACCCTGCCGTACAGAAACTGGTTATCATACCCATTTCCGCCAATTCACGGACCACATCATCCAGGCGCCGGGTATCACCAAGCATAAACTGCTGAGCGTTTTTGTCCTGATCTCCCTTCTGCACATTTTTCAGAATTTTCAGGGCTTCCGTATAGCCGCCGATCCCGATTTTTGTAGAGGCATCGGTTTGGGTGCAACCTACTTTAATCACCTCCCGGCGGAGTTCCGCCCGTTCACGGGCCGTGATGATAAGTCCTGTATAGGGGACGGAAAGCCGTAAAATCGTGACCAGTTTTTTGAAGGTGTCATCATCCAC containing:
- a CDS encoding metallophosphoesterase, producing MIRKAVFVFLFIPLFLMGENLHGHLPKLPGTPVSGRTHRIVTDGPEIDIVRNDEDGRLARIRFTTLIPSPAVRVYYGIIIPDDLLQAPRYRWSATEKSDTISTQHTVYLNLENLFSKYADIDSIFRKHDGGVVVYRLEIRNPGTASAHYYDNRFRFKGNERIACISEGPFIDLVKTNSAVFSWKTDYPAVSALYVDGKRYVAKSTPNTEHQVRVTGLKGTEHRYDIEITYHNISYRTPTRPFSTPDNNNHVLFAVMSDSRAAAGGGASDYNAVNIDALSALLNHAYFRGSEFVLFSGDLIGGFCSDPDDYRSQMKSWKTITAQTGSMIPVYEGMGNHDVSIDIYRNEKGYRYYLDKKGNENSEALFAEAFVNPEDAYPAPEHPEAPSYRENVYFFDRENIRIISVNTNYWYSSRPEEIGGNLIGYIMDKQLAWVDSIVADADKNPEIDHIFLFAHSPAFPTGGHVSSGMWWSGGDSLKNRYSDGTPLDRSYVVKRRNEFWKTIASSSKTRAVFFGDEHNYSRLLVDKDFPANPDGSPADFKHPVYQIITGGAGAPFYAKDPGTPWHDQVGAFSGLKHYILVETHKKSAWIYVYAKSGQLIEKLQIAQNGNTICRETMRPAPTRIGHF
- a CDS encoding insulinase family protein; this encodes MMYKIGRTYHGFTLHTIEKLQDINSTGYHFRHDKSGAELVYLVNSDPNKVFSITFRTPPWDNTGLPHILEHSVLCGSRKFPVKEPFVELIKGSLNTFLNAMTYPDKTLYPVASMNPKDFMNLMDVYMDAVLYPQIDNVPEIFYQEGWHYHLEKPEDPLTINGVVYNEMLGAFSTAESVLYRRSKQLLFPDSPYAWESGGAPDEIPLLTYEKFIQFHKTYYHPSNSRIFIYGDGDMDAHLAFLNHEYLDHFTAIDPDSEIRVPMTFTRMKAIVETYSLPAGENPEGKSYLSLHYGCGQNLSPKESMERSILMHYLMNTPGSPLKNRLRDASLGQDVFGSYESDMLSPYMSLIVKNSSPDKEEEFEKIVRETLEELRDGGLDRRQLEASLNITEFKTREGDFGSMPTGLIYNQVMMNSWLYGGNPFEYLKFDAAFKEIRESLKTNRFHQLIDEIFLNNPHTLKLRLDPEPGLSERKIRALSESLQKTKESMDPDELKSVVENTQNLIRRQNTPDSPEALATIPNLSRKDIQKKARTFPVEEISWDGGKILTHPAESKGIQYAHFYFDLSAVPEDLLPVAGLLPDLLGQLSTEKRNYTDLSNDLLFYTGGFSVQTNAFLPVNKPDAFLPKLTVSLRYLSTFTDKALDLAGEILTQTRFDEKKRIHDLIREIRSETEINLVNNGHSFAAGQVNSVLKHFGKFEEITNGYDFYTWIADLDTHFEERYDALKQNLEELMKNIFRKETMIPALTSEKEDIKIFTKHLKSFESRLYSGFLPTQTWELPLNPPNRGFYTPGDVNYVVFGTYLPENILQFNGKYYVLKHILSLDYLWNRVRVQGGAYGAFCAFSRNGRVLFSSYRDPKLRKTLETYRMIPDYLSRFDADDQFMTNIIIGTIARQDTPMSISQEGATAFSRYLTGLKDDMIQSEREEILSCTAEDIRKFADILKIAVTQGIHCTFGNEKAVKEEEELFSEIRYALK
- a CDS encoding glutamine synthetase III; translation: MSSQPVTEIFASNVFSDEVMQQRLPEHIYLKLKDTIEKGRPLDRDIADHVANAMKEWALEKGATHYTHWFQPMNGITAEKHESFIENAGPGRIVMEFSGKELVQGEPDASSFPSGGIRSTFEARGYSVWDATSPAFLREDLTGVTLYIPTAFYSYHGEALDKKTPLLRSMQALSEQSLRILRIFGDTHTERVHASVGAEQEYFLIDKTLYNQRADLQFTGRTLFGAPPPKGQEMEDHYFGSMKERITDFMRQVDVELWKLGISAKTKHHEVAPGQYELALIHNNCNVATDHNQLVMDTISKIAERNDLVCLLHAKPFKGINGSGKHNNWSIVTDQGVNLLEPGFTPEEKLRFLVFLTAILKAVDSHADVLRLGASTPDNDERLGQHEAPPAIISVFLGDFLTHLLENLEKGADSTKKFTKTLSGGVNTLPPVLRDNTDRNRTSPFAFTGNKFEFRMVSSLASVARPNIMLNTIVADVLDEFATRLESSKNPLKEAQDMVRETYSRHKRVVFNGNGYADEWRHEAKKRGLPEYPSSLDVYPELLSEKNVALFQRQKVFNLSELKARTEIYIDTYMKQLRIEVNTMIRMAQTGILPAVLLYQKELLELVKIQSDTGIPHSSEKDYLENYRRHVLAFMKNLKSLESAASQYQVCNPENFKECLTMRDSLRAMMNALRDEGDWLECHTPKEKWPFPVYGEILYRV
- a CDS encoding Lrp/AsnC family transcriptional regulator, with amino-acid sequence MDQTDKILLRALQENGRITYHELAEKTGLTVPAVRDRIIKLKERGIIRGFHAVVDAKLLNKDITAFIMIESVAIHYRDLIDYARQEPAIQECHSITGGGSHLIKVRTKNTNSLEKLLSKIQCWPGVKGTETHVVLSTFKENTFTEPDETELEK